A DNA window from Rossellomorea marisflavi contains the following coding sequences:
- a CDS encoding nucleotidyltransferase domain-containing protein, with protein MIKLQSIGSVCRVDENGVFVNESSLERVHPTFRPVVEELTERIADGFGDMIHSVYLRGSLPRGLGVKGISDIDLLVVTHQPWTDVTKSRLQALDTGSHPLINGVEFAVCTLNELFEPRRFHLISFMIKVYGVHLYGENLQPVLPDFRPDAELARDHIASISDQIVLAVNDLKGNEDPDDVMDCCTWIMKLIIRCGMAFVIEEERTYTRDLYPAYQLFSSHYPEKEMEMRQAVEYTINPVRDPEEVIRFLNEFGDWMVTEAERWLVVHREEQDQ; from the coding sequence TTGATTAAACTTCAATCGATTGGCTCGGTCTGCCGGGTGGATGAAAACGGCGTATTCGTGAATGAGTCGAGTCTGGAACGGGTGCATCCCACTTTCAGGCCTGTGGTGGAAGAACTGACGGAACGAATCGCTGACGGGTTTGGGGATATGATTCACAGCGTGTATCTGAGGGGATCACTGCCGAGGGGGCTCGGGGTGAAAGGGATTTCGGACATCGACCTGCTGGTGGTCACCCATCAACCGTGGACGGATGTAACCAAATCCCGCCTGCAAGCATTGGACACCGGTTCACACCCGCTGATCAACGGGGTCGAGTTTGCCGTATGCACGCTGAATGAACTCTTCGAGCCCCGGCGCTTCCACCTGATTTCGTTTATGATCAAGGTGTATGGCGTGCACCTTTATGGCGAGAACCTCCAGCCTGTTCTCCCTGACTTCCGTCCAGATGCGGAGCTTGCCCGTGACCATATCGCATCCATTTCCGACCAGATTGTCCTTGCGGTAAATGATCTGAAGGGAAATGAAGACCCGGACGATGTGATGGACTGCTGCACGTGGATCATGAAGCTGATCATCCGGTGCGGAATGGCCTTTGTGATTGAGGAAGAAAGAACCTACACCCGCGACCTGTATCCTGCGTATCAGCTATTCTCATCGCATTACCCTGAGAAGGAAATGGAAATGAGGCAAGCTGTGGAATATACAATCAATCCGGTGCGTGATCCAGAAGAGGTCATCCGATTCCTGAACGAATTTGGGGATTGGATGGTGACAGAAGCCGAACGCTGGCTTGTTGTACATAGAGAGGAGCAAGATCAATGA
- a CDS encoding DUF3885 domain-containing protein, producing MNTHNYLHEHFPGLTLEPPLFYSWPTGLRFEIAKPGSEHLDKDNLEQMGERTTSLFKAVFEQDDDVILVTDLLGLSDSSLPKTNIFLKYIKDKDVRKKLRVERLDRRFDEEDETVTHRFSLQCKAGDIRYRPLLMAICHEDFNHPTRILKNRWNIGIDIYIVNITKHLIYHLYDDRGCDIISAEKDTLLPLYHSASPWILEYDREQINEVFMKEETG from the coding sequence ATGAATACACACAACTATCTACACGAACACTTTCCTGGGCTCACCCTCGAACCACCGCTCTTTTATTCATGGCCGACGGGGCTGCGGTTTGAAATCGCCAAGCCCGGAAGTGAGCACCTCGACAAAGACAACCTTGAGCAGATGGGCGAAAGGACGACAAGCTTATTCAAGGCGGTGTTTGAGCAGGACGATGATGTGATCCTCGTGACAGATCTCCTTGGTCTATCCGATTCTTCACTACCGAAGACCAACATCTTTCTCAAATACATCAAGGATAAAGACGTACGCAAGAAGCTGCGGGTTGAACGGTTAGACAGAAGGTTTGATGAGGAGGATGAGACGGTGACTCATCGCTTCTCCCTGCAATGCAAAGCAGGCGACATCCGCTATCGGCCGCTCCTGATGGCAATCTGTCATGAAGATTTTAATCATCCGACACGGATTCTGAAGAATCGTTGGAACATAGGGATCGACATTTACATCGTCAACATCACCAAGCACCTCATCTACCATCTCTATGACGACCGCGGCTGCGATATTATTTCAGCTGAAAAAGATACCCTCCTTCCACTTTATCATTCGGCATCCCCTTGGATCCTAGAGTATGATCGGGAGCAGATTAATGAGGTTTTCATGAAAGAGGAAACAGGATGA
- a CDS encoding YjdF family protein: protein MTLTIYHDGQYWVGIVEVVERGKLKAFRHVFGTEPKEEDILLFIHGRLSRLLDESSQPGVGVAAKKRGPINPKRMQRLAAKEMKKGISTKAQEAMKEALEHKKVQAKIENRIERDRIQQLKYEKKKQKAKARHRGK from the coding sequence ATGACCTTAACGATTTACCATGATGGTCAGTACTGGGTCGGCATAGTCGAAGTAGTGGAGAGAGGCAAGCTTAAGGCCTTCCGCCATGTATTCGGCACCGAACCGAAAGAGGAAGACATCCTGTTATTCATTCATGGAAGATTATCCAGGCTGCTGGACGAATCATCACAGCCCGGAGTTGGAGTGGCAGCTAAGAAGCGTGGACCTATCAATCCGAAACGCATGCAGCGCCTTGCCGCCAAAGAAATGAAAAAAGGAATTTCGACCAAAGCCCAGGAAGCCATGAAAGAAGCGCTTGAACACAAAAAAGTACAAGCGAAGATTGAGAATCGTATCGAACGGGATAGGATTCAACAGCTGAAATACGAGAAAAAGAAACAAAAAGCAAAAGCACGTCATCGCGGGAAGTAG
- a CDS encoding O-methyltransferase: MGSELWNEVDQYFARKLLGDDELERVLQANREAGLPEIDVSPLQGKFLTLMAQMKGAKRVLEIGTLGGYSTICLAKGVGVDGRVTTLEVDQAHALIAEGNIRRAGFHEQVEVLVGSALDTLPKLKEAGHVFDLVFIDADKENNPRYLEWALALTTSGSVIIADNVVRNGEVVDAASTDERVIGIREYMDLAQRDPRIDSTAIQTVGSKGYDGLVISVVK, encoded by the coding sequence ATGGGTTCTGAGTTGTGGAATGAAGTGGATCAGTATTTTGCCAGAAAGCTATTAGGTGATGATGAATTGGAACGGGTGCTTCAGGCGAACAGGGAAGCCGGCCTTCCCGAGATCGATGTGTCTCCCCTGCAAGGGAAGTTCCTCACCCTGATGGCCCAGATGAAGGGGGCAAAGCGGGTGCTTGAAATCGGTACCCTCGGCGGCTATAGTACGATCTGTCTAGCAAAGGGTGTCGGTGTGGACGGCAGGGTGACGACCCTTGAAGTGGACCAGGCCCATGCCTTGATTGCGGAAGGGAACATCCGGCGTGCGGGATTCCATGAGCAGGTGGAAGTCCTGGTCGGGAGTGCACTTGATACGCTGCCTAAGCTGAAGGAAGCGGGGCACGTCTTTGATCTTGTGTTCATCGACGCCGATAAAGAGAACAATCCGCGCTATCTGGAATGGGCCCTTGCCCTCACGACATCAGGATCCGTGATCATTGCCGATAACGTCGTACGGAATGGAGAGGTCGTAGATGCGGCTTCTACGGACGAGCGCGTCATCGGGATCCGGGAGTATATGGACCTTGCCCAGCGTGATCCCCGTATCGATTCCACTGCGATTCAGACGGTCGGCTCAAAAGGCTATGACGGCCTCGTAATCAGCGTGGTCAAGTAA
- a CDS encoding HEAT repeat domain-containing protein, whose amino-acid sequence MKNTQHERDLSQVPDQFQQLLTRKKEKAARELHTYVSTLVSTDLIRLDVLFRERTSMDWSRDWSRKDPLTLLPRSVSEDMKKTILSLATFHPNGYFRERALRAHEELDSILSLPFLLLRCMDWVKEVREVANHLVRSKIRPEHATSFVDHLPILFKWRESERADKGLLEVIFSMLTEEGAALIKGTSSNHPRIRHFSYRSILQGGRATQCQLIEWMKRESEPHSRLLLYRSFTQNVTEDAFKAAYPVLKHDRFPQIRADVLRRYHSMHPEDENEVRNALFDRSGMIRSVARYLMKENGVADLAAIYREAIQAGTSLRGAILGLGETGDAGDAERILPFLERSEPEIVKASIRSLGFIGGGCYQEELIDLLDHEHRGVAKEARRALQYTGYDAFEDRIYGVYAGASTIHTALQCAVLLGTLPKWKGIRYSIEMSASTEPAIRELGRHQVDRWLRTFNKTFTVPTSDKKHRIKEALQRHGDALPPDVQRELAFCLK is encoded by the coding sequence ATGAAGAATACACAGCATGAAAGAGACCTCTCGCAGGTCCCTGATCAATTCCAACAGCTGCTCACACGGAAAAAAGAAAAAGCAGCAAGAGAGCTCCACACCTATGTGAGCACATTAGTCAGCACGGACCTCATCAGGCTCGATGTCCTTTTCCGGGAACGCACGTCCATGGATTGGTCCCGGGACTGGTCCCGGAAAGATCCGCTGACCCTTTTGCCGCGAAGCGTAAGTGAAGATATGAAGAAGACCATTCTTAGCCTCGCTACCTTTCATCCAAACGGCTATTTTCGCGAACGGGCACTGAGAGCACATGAAGAATTGGATTCCATTCTCTCATTACCATTTTTACTCTTGCGCTGCATGGATTGGGTAAAGGAAGTCAGGGAAGTCGCGAACCATCTCGTCCGGTCAAAGATCAGACCGGAGCATGCCACTTCGTTCGTCGACCATTTGCCGATCCTGTTTAAATGGAGAGAATCAGAGCGGGCAGATAAGGGGTTGCTTGAGGTGATCTTCTCCATGCTCACGGAAGAAGGAGCCGCCCTTATTAAAGGGACGTCATCCAACCATCCGAGAATCCGCCATTTCAGCTACAGATCGATCCTTCAAGGGGGCCGGGCTACACAGTGCCAGCTCATAGAGTGGATGAAGAGGGAGTCAGAGCCGCATTCCAGGCTTCTGCTTTACCGTTCATTCACGCAAAACGTGACGGAGGATGCCTTCAAGGCTGCCTATCCCGTCTTGAAACACGACCGCTTTCCTCAAATCAGGGCGGATGTCTTAAGGCGCTATCATTCCATGCATCCAGAAGATGAGAATGAAGTCAGGAATGCCCTATTTGACCGGAGCGGTATGATCCGTTCCGTCGCCCGCTACCTTATGAAGGAAAACGGAGTCGCCGATCTTGCCGCTATTTACCGGGAGGCCATCCAGGCAGGAACCTCTCTTAGGGGAGCCATCCTGGGTCTGGGTGAAACAGGAGATGCGGGTGATGCAGAGAGGATCCTTCCTTTTCTGGAAAGAAGTGAGCCGGAAATCGTCAAGGCCTCGATCCGTTCACTTGGTTTCATCGGAGGCGGATGTTATCAGGAGGAGCTGATCGACCTGTTGGATCATGAGCATAGAGGGGTGGCAAAGGAAGCGAGAAGAGCGCTGCAATACACCGGGTATGATGCGTTCGAAGATAGGATTTACGGGGTGTATGCCGGGGCTTCCACTATTCATACGGCTTTGCAGTGTGCCGTTCTACTGGGGACCCTTCCAAAATGGAAGGGGATCCGCTACAGTATCGAAATGAGCGCATCAACTGAGCCGGCCATCCGGGAACTCGGTCGCCACCAGGTGGACAGATGGCTCAGGACCTTTAACAAAACCTTCACTGTCCCGACCTCTGACAAAAAGCATCGCATCAAGGAAGCCTTGCAAAGGCACGGTGATGCGTTACCCCCGGATGTTCAGCGTGAACTTGCTTTTTGTCTTAAATAG
- a CDS encoding GNAT family N-acetyltransferase — MKQAFPTIETKRLTLVNTTADDARFILALYKDPLVCRYLYDEEPFTSIDQAKEWIDWHEYPEDYGRNRWIIRKKETATPIGTCGFDQWDVVNHVAEIGFDLWHGEWGKGYMKEALNAAINSGFRNMGLNRIQAFVAIGNEASCRLLERLRFEREGIFREKHFFQGNYYDHYIYSLLKKDWKKGGL, encoded by the coding sequence ATGAAACAAGCATTCCCCACCATTGAAACCAAACGGCTGACACTCGTAAACACCACAGCTGACGATGCCAGATTCATTCTCGCACTCTACAAGGATCCCCTCGTCTGCCGGTACCTCTATGATGAAGAGCCCTTCACCTCGATCGATCAGGCAAAAGAGTGGATCGACTGGCATGAGTATCCGGAAGACTATGGACGGAACCGTTGGATCATCCGAAAGAAAGAAACCGCCACCCCGATCGGAACGTGCGGCTTCGACCAATGGGATGTCGTGAATCATGTGGCTGAAATCGGCTTTGATCTCTGGCACGGGGAGTGGGGAAAAGGATATATGAAAGAAGCTTTGAACGCCGCCATCAATAGCGGCTTCCGTAATATGGGGCTAAACCGGATCCAGGCGTTTGTCGCGATCGGAAATGAGGCATCCTGCCGGCTATTGGAACGCTTGAGGTTTGAAAGGGAGGGAATCTTCAGGGAGAAGCATTTCTTCCAGGGAAATTACTACGATCATTATATCTATTCCCTTCTGAAGAAGGATTGGAAAAAGGGCGGGTTGTGA
- a CDS encoding GNAT family N-acetyltransferase — protein MNWTITELNREAAEEILAWKYEPPYDFYENERSEEAVAELSGGEYRLVLDESGQIYGFFCTGSSAQVPIGHEFGVYPDDHVDFGLGMNPTFTGKGTGATFTAFILNAIRRDTSLPIRLSVATFNKRAIAVYEKLGFRKADDFRTRSAEFITMVENRGDVTI, from the coding sequence ATGAACTGGACGATCACAGAATTGAACAGGGAAGCAGCGGAGGAAATCCTCGCGTGGAAATATGAACCACCCTATGACTTTTATGAAAATGAAAGGTCGGAAGAAGCCGTGGCGGAGCTTTCAGGCGGTGAATATCGCCTGGTCCTGGATGAGTCGGGGCAAATATACGGATTCTTCTGTACCGGTTCTTCCGCCCAGGTCCCCATCGGCCATGAGTTTGGTGTCTATCCGGACGATCATGTCGATTTCGGACTCGGCATGAATCCGACATTCACCGGGAAAGGAACGGGCGCTACCTTCACTGCCTTCATTTTAAATGCGATCCGGAGGGATACGTCCTTGCCGATCAGACTGTCCGTGGCGACGTTCAATAAACGCGCCATTGCTGTGTATGAAAAGCTTGGGTTCCGGAAAGCAGATGACTTCCGCACCCGCAGCGCCGAGTTCATTACAATGGTTGAAAACCGGGGGGATGTGACCATTTGA
- a CDS encoding NUDIX hydrolase, with amino-acid sequence MYKYTLCFIQRNDEILMLNRDKPPVLGLWNGVGGKMNDGETPAACILREIAEETGLHIAPEHIQDKGTVSWNTDDGITGGMHLFTAVIASDVPYSTPIRTLEGLLDWKTIDWLLMDRNHGVGSMIPHYFSRMLKEKSGFHHRFTMENGSVRTYSYEEIPASGVIPLVQA; translated from the coding sequence ATGTATAAGTACACGCTATGCTTCATCCAGCGAAACGATGAAATCCTCATGCTCAATCGCGATAAACCCCCGGTACTCGGTCTATGGAACGGAGTCGGCGGCAAAATGAATGACGGGGAAACCCCGGCGGCATGCATCCTTCGCGAAATAGCTGAAGAAACAGGCCTTCACATTGCCCCGGAACATATTCAGGATAAAGGGACCGTTTCCTGGAATACGGATGATGGCATAACGGGCGGAATGCATCTCTTCACGGCCGTGATTGCAAGTGACGTTCCCTACTCCACCCCGATCAGGACCCTTGAAGGGCTGCTCGACTGGAAAACGATTGATTGGCTTCTCATGGACCGGAATCACGGTGTCGGCAGCATGATTCCTCATTACTTTTCAAGGATGTTGAAAGAGAAGAGCGGATTCCACCACCGGTTCACCATGGAAAATGGGTCTGTTCGCACCTACTCGTATGAAGAGATTCCTGCTTCCGGAGTCATCCCACTTGTCCAGGCATAG
- a CDS encoding alpha/beta fold hydrolase: MIGELIEIRGKKLYVETFGEKELPAVLYLHGGPGEGSHDFYYHQAKRLGEHVRLIIIDQRGVCRSEGIEEGEAFGLRDLVEDCEALRDYFGIERWSVIGHSFGGFLALLYASAYPGSIEKIIFEGPTFDFELTSRSLIRKTSCLLEKYGQRDLAEQGRELAEADVSIRELTEGYMELSDHLGEHRMEIYRYNHDNPTDYESYHSEEEWDEFYDRSEFHYDLLREEGEVFRSLLPLLSTVPNPMLLALGKFDATTCEKQIKAFQHDAPNGSVTIFEHSGHTPHYEEPDAFKEEVLRFINEETA; this comes from the coding sequence ATGATAGGAGAACTGATTGAAATCAGAGGGAAGAAGCTGTATGTGGAGACATTTGGAGAGAAAGAGCTTCCGGCTGTTTTATATCTTCACGGTGGACCTGGGGAAGGCAGCCATGACTTTTATTATCACCAAGCGAAGCGTCTGGGTGAACATGTTCGCCTTATCATCATCGATCAGCGGGGCGTATGCAGGTCTGAAGGAATCGAGGAGGGGGAAGCGTTCGGACTCCGTGACCTTGTGGAGGATTGTGAGGCACTGCGGGATTACTTCGGCATCGAACGGTGGTCGGTGATCGGCCATTCATTCGGGGGATTCCTCGCGCTCCTGTATGCGTCAGCCTATCCCGGGTCCATTGAGAAAATCATCTTTGAGGGGCCGACGTTCGATTTTGAGCTCACATCCCGGAGCCTGATCCGGAAAACGTCCTGCCTGCTGGAAAAGTACGGACAACGCGATCTCGCCGAACAGGGGAGGGAGCTTGCTGAAGCCGATGTATCCATCAGGGAACTGACGGAAGGATATATGGAGCTGAGTGATCACCTCGGGGAACACCGCATGGAAATCTATCGTTACAATCACGACAATCCCACCGATTACGAATCCTATCACTCTGAAGAAGAATGGGATGAATTTTATGACCGCTCTGAATTCCACTATGATCTCCTGCGTGAAGAAGGGGAAGTGTTCCGATCCCTCCTGCCCCTGCTGAGTACCGTGCCGAATCCCATGCTCCTTGCTCTAGGGAAATTCGACGCGACCACCTGCGAGAAGCAGATCAAAGCGTTCCAGCATGACGCTCCGAACGGTAGTGTCACCATCTTTGAGCATAGCGGTCATACGCCTCATTATGAGGAGCCGGATGCCTTCAAGGAGGAAGTGCTGCGCTTTATTAACGAAGAAACGGCTTAG
- a CDS encoding AAA family ATPase yields the protein MPTIPKRIHIIGSVGSGKTTLARALSTATSIPFHELDNVVWERRQGGDRRRTDEERNAVLADLVKAESWIIEGVHSTAWVEESFRNADVILFLDTPYYKRMKQITFRFLRQKTGRESAHYTPDFTIFKNMFKWNALFEKETKPYILKLFKERGYPLLVLHDNQQPIDWDLRKEKRHV from the coding sequence ATGCCAACCATCCCAAAACGAATCCATATCATCGGCTCCGTCGGAAGCGGGAAAACCACATTGGCCCGCGCCCTCTCTACCGCCACCAGTATCCCCTTTCACGAACTCGACAATGTGGTGTGGGAACGGAGGCAGGGCGGAGACCGAAGACGCACAGATGAAGAGCGCAACGCCGTCCTCGCCGACCTTGTGAAAGCGGAGAGCTGGATCATCGAAGGCGTCCACAGCACTGCCTGGGTAGAAGAAAGCTTCCGGAATGCAGACGTGATCCTCTTCCTCGACACCCCCTACTATAAGAGGATGAAGCAGATCACCTTCCGCTTCCTCCGTCAGAAAACGGGCCGTGAATCCGCTCACTACACGCCGGACTTCACGATCTTCAAGAACATGTTCAAATGGAACGCCCTGTTTGAAAAGGAAACAAAACCGTATATCCTCAAGCTCTTCAAAGAAAGAGGGTACCCGCTTCTCGTCCTTCACGACAATCAACAGCCCATCGACTGGGACTTACGAAAGGAGAAACGCCATGTATAA
- a CDS encoding alpha/beta fold hydrolase has product MEKLYLIHGFMGTGQAHFSHQIEAFKDDYDVIALDLPGHGNSTVELQGDYIEGAIRFVEQQIEQHGKGYVVGLSLGATLAIHLALRTPELMKGIVITGYSPFIPDELKGIMEEQHRHFLSIEDHEPEVAAHFNNLHGEKWKKIRRVVLDRMTYDYPSVSAADLAALSVPALILNGSIDPHEVDAVAFMKKANPAIETGLIPGGSHIANMDCPKVYNEILRAFLEKKR; this is encoded by the coding sequence ATGGAAAAACTCTATCTGATTCACGGCTTCATGGGAACGGGGCAAGCTCATTTCTCCCACCAGATCGAAGCGTTCAAAGACGACTATGACGTCATTGCACTGGATCTTCCCGGGCACGGGAATTCAACCGTAGAGCTTCAAGGAGATTACATAGAAGGCGCCATCCGCTTTGTTGAACAACAGATTGAACAGCACGGAAAAGGCTATGTGGTCGGTTTGTCACTCGGGGCAACCCTGGCCATCCATCTCGCCCTCCGCACACCGGAACTGATGAAGGGGATCGTCATCACCGGCTATTCACCATTCATCCCTGATGAGCTGAAAGGCATCATGGAAGAGCAGCACCGCCATTTCCTCAGCATTGAAGATCACGAGCCGGAAGTGGCCGCACATTTCAACAACCTGCACGGCGAAAAGTGGAAGAAGATCCGGAGGGTCGTCCTCGACCGGATGACCTACGACTATCCTTCCGTGAGCGCAGCCGACCTTGCCGCTCTGTCGGTCCCGGCCCTCATCCTGAACGGAAGCATCGACCCCCACGAAGTCGATGCCGTCGCATTCATGAAGAAGGCAAACCCGGCCATCGAGACGGGGCTCATCCCGGGTGGCAGCCATATTGCCAATATGGACTGTCCTAAAGTATACAATGAAATTTTGCGTGCATTTTTAGAGAAGAAACGGTAA
- a CDS encoding YybH family protein, which translates to MKQAEMENDYVHPAEETLDRYIDATNTHRFSEVEKLLHPNAVYYFSNRTCSSMEEIQTYFEHAWSVVKNEVYGANDVNWLQRGEQEALCVYRFTYEGYVDGAFVTGHGRATNAFVKEEERWLLIHEHLSGEPE; encoded by the coding sequence ATGAAGCAAGCTGAAATGGAGAACGATTACGTACATCCGGCAGAAGAAACCTTAGACCGTTACATCGACGCGACGAACACCCATCGCTTCAGCGAGGTCGAGAAACTTCTCCACCCCAATGCCGTTTATTATTTTTCTAACCGGACCTGCTCTTCTATGGAAGAAATACAGACTTACTTTGAACACGCTTGGTCGGTCGTGAAGAATGAAGTGTACGGGGCGAATGATGTGAACTGGCTACAACGAGGAGAGCAGGAGGCACTTTGCGTCTATCGATTCACGTACGAAGGCTATGTGGATGGGGCATTTGTGACGGGGCACGGGAGAGCGACGAATGCGTTTGTCAAAGAAGAGGAGCGTTGGCTTCTCATTCATGAGCATTTGAGTGGTGAACCTGAATAG
- a CDS encoding quinone oxidoreductase family protein, translating to MRAVVVKEYGDVTGMYLEEVDRPVPGAGEVLVRVVKTSVNFADIKARRGGKGNKVPFIPGLDAAGIVEEIGEGCRSVSVGQRVICFPDNGSYAEYVIVREVLVFPIPDEMNMTVAAASPVVSFLSHRLLTDVARMVKGESVLIHAAAGGVGTTAARLAKQLGAGLVIGTVGSEEKAGIAREAGVDEVILYKEEDFAQRVNELTNGNGVDIVLDSISGEVTERSLTCLAPYGRLVHFGNAGGPPGMIRSVDLHSSCRSILGFSLGTTRKKRPETLQETAAAVIPMLSSGRLTVDVGHEFSLSDIQEAHVLMENRGSKGKIVILVGEE from the coding sequence ATGAGAGCAGTTGTGGTGAAGGAATATGGAGATGTGACGGGAATGTACCTAGAAGAGGTGGACAGGCCGGTTCCAGGTGCGGGGGAGGTACTCGTACGGGTGGTGAAGACGAGCGTCAATTTTGCCGACATCAAAGCGCGCCGCGGAGGGAAGGGAAACAAGGTTCCATTTATTCCGGGGCTTGATGCTGCGGGCATCGTGGAAGAGATCGGAGAAGGATGCAGGAGCGTATCCGTCGGTCAGCGGGTCATCTGTTTCCCGGATAACGGCTCGTATGCGGAATATGTCATCGTCCGCGAGGTTTTGGTGTTTCCAATACCTGATGAGATGAACATGACCGTTGCAGCCGCAAGCCCCGTCGTCTCCTTTCTGAGCCATCGCCTGCTGACGGATGTGGCCCGTATGGTGAAGGGGGAATCCGTCCTGATCCATGCAGCGGCAGGTGGGGTCGGAACCACTGCGGCACGCCTGGCGAAGCAGCTCGGTGCGGGTCTCGTGATCGGAACGGTAGGAAGCGAGGAAAAAGCAGGAATCGCCCGTGAAGCAGGAGTGGACGAGGTCATCCTCTACAAGGAAGAAGACTTTGCCCAACGGGTGAACGAGCTCACGAATGGAAACGGAGTCGATATCGTCCTGGATTCCATATCAGGTGAGGTCACGGAGCGAAGCCTCACCTGTCTCGCCCCCTACGGAAGGCTCGTTCACTTCGGCAACGCTGGAGGACCTCCCGGCATGATCCGGTCGGTCGATCTTCACTCAAGCTGCCGCTCCATACTGGGATTCAGCCTCGGTACCACCCGGAAAAAAAGACCGGAAACCCTGCAAGAAACGGCCGCTGCCGTGATCCCTATGCTTTCATCAGGCCGATTGACCGTGGATGTAGGTCATGAGTTCAGTTTGAGCGACATTCAAGAAGCGCACGTGCTCATGGAGAACAGGGGGAGTAAAGGGAAGATTGTCATTCTTGTTGGAGAGGAGTAA
- a CDS encoding YunG family protein — MEIKTIENALRIAWSIKSSSKWVEENPARGQCGVTALVIHDHLGGEIAKTPIEGSWHFYNMIDGVRQDFTVSQFDCIPDYEDRRSSRDEAYADTNEEQYIYLNKAFQLEISR; from the coding sequence TTGGAGATAAAAACCATAGAAAATGCTTTGCGGATAGCGTGGTCCATCAAGTCCAGCTCGAAGTGGGTCGAGGAGAATCCGGCGAGAGGGCAGTGCGGGGTGACGGCTCTCGTCATCCATGATCATCTGGGAGGTGAAATCGCCAAAACCCCGATCGAAGGAAGTTGGCATTTTTACAATATGATAGACGGCGTCCGTCAAGATTTCACGGTTTCACAGTTTGATTGCATCCCCGACTACGAGGACCGACGATCCTCAAGAGACGAAGCATATGCCGATACAAATGAAGAGCAGTACATCTATCTTAATAAAGCGTTCCAACTGGAAATCAGCCGGTGA
- a CDS encoding metallophosphoesterase: MKKWIVVSGIVLLLGLFCYFQNNALVTTKLEIESSKIPKSFNGYRIVQLSDLHGKSFGPNQDRLIQKVKESEPDLIVFTGDLVDAKRYDPGPGLTLLKELSTLAPVYIISGNHEWWSGRWEELREEVGETGAVLLEDDAVTITENGEEIRLLFVDDPAGGDVPAALQSVGKEKGFNILLSHRPELFNLYKEYGMDLVLSGHAHGGQVRLPFIGGMVAPDQGMFPEYTEGLYKDGDTSMVVNRGLGNSIIPLRIFNRPEVVEITLLAK; this comes from the coding sequence GTGAAGAAATGGATTGTAGTAAGTGGAATCGTCCTTCTTCTGGGATTGTTTTGCTACTTTCAAAATAATGCCCTTGTCACCACGAAGCTTGAAATAGAGTCTTCAAAAATCCCGAAATCATTCAATGGCTATCGGATCGTCCAGCTTTCCGATCTTCATGGAAAGTCATTCGGACCCAATCAGGACAGGTTGATACAAAAGGTGAAGGAATCTGAGCCTGATTTGATAGTATTCACAGGAGATCTTGTCGACGCAAAGCGATATGATCCAGGTCCCGGACTCACCCTCCTAAAGGAACTCTCCACCCTTGCACCGGTATACATCATTTCAGGAAATCACGAATGGTGGTCAGGCCGGTGGGAGGAACTGAGGGAGGAAGTGGGAGAAACAGGCGCCGTCCTCCTCGAGGATGATGCGGTCACCATCACGGAGAATGGGGAAGAAATCCGGCTCCTCTTTGTGGATGACCCTGCCGGTGGAGATGTGCCAGCTGCCCTTCAGTCAGTTGGAAAGGAAAAAGGGTTCAACATCCTTCTTTCTCATAGACCGGAGCTCTTCAATCTCTATAAAGAATACGGAATGGATCTTGTACTGAGCGGTCATGCCCACGGCGGCCAGGTCCGTCTGCCGTTCATCGGAGGAATGGTGGCTCCTGACCAAGGGATGTTTCCTGAATATACGGAGGGCCTCTATAAGGATGGAGACACAAGTATGGTCGTCAATCGAGGACTCGGCAACAGCATCATTCCACTCCGGATTTTCAATCGCCCCGAGGTAGTCGAGATCACGCTTTTGGCAAAATAA